The proteins below come from a single Agrobacterium vitis genomic window:
- the cobI gene encoding precorrin-2 C(20)-methyltransferase has product MTGKLYGLGLGPGDPELLTLKAHRILTSVSVIAYPAPDTGPSFARQIAAPYLRADQLEVPMIVPMRVERYPAQEIYDAAAVTLSHHLDAGSDVAVLCEGDPFFYGSFMYLFERLAHRYPTEVVPGVSSMMAAAAAYGRPLAARNDVLTVLPGPLEDDVLRARIESASAVAIIKLGRHFPRIRALIDAMGLTANAGYVERVSLQNERLLPLGDVAEDVAPYFSMILIYKGAEGWALDSAPQTERL; this is encoded by the coding sequence ATGACGGGTAAACTCTATGGCCTCGGTCTCGGCCCCGGCGACCCGGAACTGCTGACCCTGAAGGCGCATCGCATCCTGACCTCCGTTTCGGTGATTGCCTATCCGGCACCTGATACCGGTCCAAGCTTTGCCCGCCAGATTGCCGCGCCCTATCTGCGGGCCGACCAGCTGGAAGTGCCTATGATCGTGCCGATGCGGGTGGAGCGTTATCCGGCTCAGGAAATTTATGACGCCGCCGCTGTCACCCTGTCGCATCATCTGGATGCCGGTTCGGATGTGGCGGTGCTGTGCGAGGGCGATCCGTTTTTCTACGGCTCGTTCATGTATCTGTTCGAGCGGCTGGCGCATCGCTATCCGACCGAAGTTGTTCCCGGCGTCTCGTCGATGATGGCCGCCGCCGCCGCCTATGGCCGACCGCTGGCGGCCCGCAATGATGTGCTGACCGTGCTGCCAGGCCCGCTGGAGGATGATGTCCTACGCGCCCGGATCGAAAGCGCCTCTGCCGTCGCCATCATCAAGCTGGGACGGCATTTCCCCCGCATCCGGGCGCTGATCGATGCCATGGGCCTCACTGCCAATGCCGGTTATGTCGAGCGCGTATCGCTACAAAACGAGCGCCTGTTGCCGCTGGGCGATGTCGCCGAAGACGTTGCCCCGTATTTCTCGATGATCCTTATTTACAAGGGGGCTGAGGGCTGGGCTCTCGACTCGGCTCCGCAGACGGAAAGACTTTGA
- the cbiE gene encoding precorrin-6y C5,15-methyltransferase (decarboxylating) subunit CbiE, giving the protein MTEASSDPWLTIIGIGDGGLASLTPQQLAHLSEAQVLVLGERLEHAVADAIPNVRRILTWGAGFRETLDQLLALRGTPVVVVATGDPMHFGIGATLRRYLAPEEMRVLPSPSAFSLAAARLGWPLQNVAQISLHGRPLSYLNRHVLPGARILALTSNAETVFEAADLLVRRGFGASMLHVLEHMGGALERILHITAQDLLAQLPGIADFNTLAVDCAAAGVLLSPVPGLPDDAFRHDGQLTKREVRAATLAHLAPFPNALLWDVGAGCGSIAIEWLRTGMGTRAIAIEPKPERLAMMRDNAEVLGVPDLEIVEAEAPAGLLTLDPPDVIFIGGGITTEGLFEACWQALKPGGRLVANAVTLEGEAQLVTLRGLHGGELSRISVSRAAPVGRFCGWKSLMPVTTWSVSKWSFSK; this is encoded by the coding sequence ATGACTGAGGCCTCCAGCGATCCGTGGTTGACCATTATCGGTATCGGTGATGGCGGTCTCGCCAGCCTGACGCCGCAGCAGCTTGCTCATCTCAGCGAAGCGCAGGTGCTGGTGCTGGGTGAGCGGCTGGAACATGCGGTGGCCGATGCCATTCCCAATGTGCGGCGCATCCTCACCTGGGGTGCTGGGTTTCGGGAAACACTGGATCAGCTTCTGGCACTGCGCGGCACGCCGGTCGTGGTGGTGGCGACCGGCGATCCCATGCATTTCGGCATAGGTGCGACGCTGCGGCGCTATCTGGCGCCAGAGGAAATGCGGGTCCTGCCTAGCCCCTCGGCCTTTTCGCTGGCGGCTGCCCGGCTTGGCTGGCCGCTGCAAAATGTGGCGCAGATTTCGCTGCATGGCCGCCCGCTGTCCTACCTTAACCGGCATGTGCTGCCGGGTGCGCGCATCCTCGCCCTGACCTCCAATGCCGAAACGGTTTTTGAGGCTGCCGACCTGCTGGTGCGGCGCGGCTTTGGGGCCTCCATGCTGCATGTACTGGAACATATGGGCGGCGCGCTGGAGCGCATTCTCCATATCACCGCGCAAGACCTGCTGGCACAGCTGCCGGGGATTGCTGATTTCAACACTCTTGCCGTGGATTGCGCCGCTGCCGGAGTGCTTCTCTCGCCGGTGCCGGGCCTACCGGACGATGCCTTCCGTCACGATGGGCAATTGACCAAGCGTGAGGTGAGGGCGGCAACGCTTGCGCATCTGGCACCGTTTCCCAATGCTTTGCTCTGGGATGTTGGTGCCGGTTGCGGCTCCATCGCCATCGAATGGCTGCGGACTGGAATGGGTACCCGCGCTATCGCAATCGAGCCGAAGCCGGAGCGGCTGGCGATGATGCGCGACAATGCCGAGGTGCTTGGCGTGCCGGATCTGGAGATTGTCGAGGCCGAAGCACCGGCGGGGCTGCTGACGCTTGATCCGCCGGACGTGATTTTCATTGGCGGCGGCATCACCACCGAAGGTCTGTTCGAGGCCTGCTGGCAGGCGCTGAAGCCAGGCGGGCGGCTGGTCGCCAATGCCGTGACGCTGGAAGGTGAGGCGCAGCTTGTGACTTTGCGCGGCCTGCATGGTGGTGAGCTGAGCCGGATTTCCGTGTCGCGCGCAGCACCCGTCGGTCGGTTCTGCGGCTGGAAATCGCTGATGCCGGTGACAACATGGAGTGTTTCCAAATGGAGCTTTTCCAAATGA
- the cobN gene encoding cobaltochelatase subunit CobN codes for MHLLLAQQGSISDGDDAIDLGQTPGDILFLSAADTELSAIAAALARQSETATWRLASLMALKHPMSVDTYIERTARHAKLIVVRALGGASYFHYALEALHACARRHGIKIAVLPGDDKPDAGLEAFSNLDAPDLSALWAYLIEGGDSNASHFVSYAQALLTNAPKPQEALPLLKAGLWWPGRGMIDVQAWQVLAGEGPIAALCFYRALVQSGETAPVEAMIEALQAQGLRPLPVFVASLKDGVCVETLRMIFNQAAPDVVVNTTGFAVSVPGADAPSTVLDEQGAVVLQALFSSSPRSVWEASMQGLSARDLAMNVALPEVDGRVLTRAASFKSAARYDARVETTLVSHAPDHGRMAFVASLAANWARLRHTPAPERQVALIMANYPNRDGRLGNGVGLDTPAASLEVLKALKAEGYDTGILPASSDALMTVLMAGVTNAAVKGRVIRETLRLADYQQFFGSLPDKIRREISDRWGEPQADPFFAGDGFALPLLRFGKVMVGIQPARGYNIDPKDSYHSPDLVPPHGYFAFYAFLRQRFGVHAIIHMGKHGNLEWLPGKALALSESCYPEAVLGPVPHLYPFIVNDPGEGTQAKRRASAVIIDHLTPPLTRAESYGPLKDLEALVDEYYQAMGGDPRRVTLLKSQILDLVADIGLDEDAGIAGGEAEEVKLTKLDAYLCDLKEMQIRDGLHIFGQAPQGRLLTDLVVALARVPRGQGQSQGGQGGDASLHRAIAADALGGCADFDPLDCVFSDSWDGPQPDLLRNLTQAPWRTKGDTVERIELLASDMVSGSLACPEDWQNTRAVLDEVETRLQPSVIKSGPSEIAGLLKGLSGRFVAPGPSGAPTRGRPDVLPTGRNFYSVDSRVVPTPAAYQLGQKSAELLVARYVQDHGEWPVSFGITAWGTSNMRTGGDDIAQALALIGVKPLWDSASRRVTGYEIIPQAILGRPRVDVTLRISGFFRDAFPEQIALFDKAVRAVGALDEDAADNPIAARIKAETVLFQQQGLDEKTASRRAGYRVFGSKPGAYGAGLQALIDEKGWERRADLAEAYLVWGAYAYGAGEEGRAERGLFEERLQGVQAVVQNQDNREHDLLDSDDYYQFEGGMTAAVEQLSGRRPTVYHNDHSRPEKPVIRTLEEEIGRVVRARVVNPKWIEGVMRHGYKGAFEIAASVDYLFAFAATTGAVRQPHFDAVYRAFIGDDRVRAFMADKNPAALKDMSQRLLEAIERGLWTPRSNSARYHLSQLSQAELLQTIELENAL; via the coding sequence ATGCATCTTCTGCTTGCCCAGCAAGGCTCGATCAGCGACGGGGATGACGCGATAGACCTTGGCCAGACGCCAGGGGATATCCTGTTTCTGTCTGCCGCCGATACCGAGCTGTCCGCCATCGCGGCGGCGCTGGCGCGGCAATCCGAGACCGCGACATGGCGGCTCGCCAGCCTGATGGCGCTGAAACATCCGATGTCGGTCGATACCTATATCGAGCGCACCGCCCGCCATGCGAAACTGATTGTGGTCAGGGCTTTGGGTGGGGCCAGCTATTTTCATTATGCGCTGGAAGCGCTGCACGCCTGCGCCCGCCGCCATGGGATCAAAATTGCCGTCCTGCCCGGCGACGACAAGCCGGATGCCGGGCTGGAGGCTTTTTCAAACCTGGATGCCCCGGATCTATCGGCGCTTTGGGCCTATCTGATCGAAGGCGGCGATAGCAATGCCAGCCATTTCGTGTCCTATGCGCAAGCGCTGCTGACCAATGCACCAAAACCGCAAGAGGCCTTGCCGTTGTTGAAGGCCGGGTTGTGGTGGCCGGGGCGTGGGATGATTGACGTTCAGGCATGGCAGGTGCTTGCAGGCGAGGGGCCGATTGCCGCCCTCTGCTTTTACCGCGCCCTCGTGCAAAGCGGCGAGACTGCGCCGGTTGAGGCGATGATTGAGGCGCTGCAAGCGCAGGGCCTGCGGCCTTTGCCGGTGTTTGTTGCCAGTCTGAAAGATGGTGTCTGCGTTGAGACGCTGCGGATGATTTTTAACCAGGCCGCTCCAGATGTGGTGGTCAACACGACAGGCTTTGCAGTTTCCGTTCCGGGTGCCGATGCGCCCTCGACCGTGCTGGACGAGCAGGGCGCTGTTGTGTTGCAGGCGCTGTTTTCCTCGTCGCCACGCTCCGTCTGGGAAGCCTCGATGCAAGGGCTGAGCGCCCGCGATCTCGCCATGAATGTTGCGCTGCCGGAAGTGGACGGGCGGGTACTGACCCGGGCTGCGTCCTTCAAATCGGCTGCCCGCTACGATGCGCGGGTGGAAACCACCTTGGTCAGTCATGCGCCGGACCATGGCCGTATGGCCTTCGTTGCCAGCCTGGCTGCCAATTGGGCGCGGCTGAGGCACACACCTGCGCCAGAACGGCAGGTCGCCCTGATCATGGCCAACTATCCCAACCGGGATGGACGCCTTGGCAATGGTGTCGGGCTGGATACGCCTGCTGCCAGTCTTGAAGTGTTGAAGGCGTTGAAGGCCGAAGGCTATGACACCGGCATCCTGCCCGCCAGCTCTGACGCGTTGATGACGGTGCTGATGGCCGGTGTCACCAATGCGGCGGTGAAGGGCAGGGTGATCCGCGAAACCCTGCGGCTTGCCGATTACCAGCAGTTTTTCGGGAGCCTGCCTGACAAGATCAGGCGGGAGATTAGCGACAGATGGGGGGAGCCGCAGGCCGATCCATTTTTTGCCGGGGATGGTTTCGCGCTGCCGCTGCTGCGGTTCGGCAAGGTGATGGTCGGCATTCAGCCAGCGCGGGGCTATAATATCGATCCGAAGGACAGCTATCATTCGCCGGATCTGGTGCCTCCCCACGGCTATTTCGCCTTCTACGCATTTCTCCGCCAGAGATTTGGCGTTCACGCCATCATTCATATGGGCAAGCACGGCAATCTGGAATGGTTGCCGGGCAAGGCACTGGCGCTGAGCGAGAGCTGTTATCCCGAAGCGGTGCTGGGTCCGGTGCCGCATCTCTATCCCTTCATCGTCAACGATCCCGGTGAGGGTACGCAGGCCAAGCGCCGGGCGAGCGCCGTTATTATCGATCACCTGACCCCGCCACTGACCAGGGCGGAAAGCTATGGTCCGCTGAAGGATCTGGAAGCGCTGGTCGATGAATATTACCAGGCGATGGGCGGCGATCCACGCCGGGTTACCTTGTTGAAATCCCAGATCCTCGATCTGGTCGCCGATATCGGTCTGGATGAGGATGCCGGCATTGCCGGTGGTGAGGCGGAGGAGGTCAAGCTGACCAAGCTCGACGCCTATCTCTGCGACCTCAAGGAAATGCAGATCCGCGACGGCCTGCATATTTTCGGGCAGGCACCGCAAGGCCGGTTGCTGACCGATCTGGTCGTGGCCTTGGCGCGGGTGCCGCGTGGCCAAGGGCAGAGCCAAGGGGGGCAAGGCGGCGATGCCAGTCTGCACCGGGCGATTGCTGCGGATGCGCTTGGCGGTTGCGCCGATTTCGACCCTCTGGACTGTGTGTTTTCCGATAGCTGGGACGGGCCGCAACCGGACCTTCTGAGAAACCTGACGCAAGCCCCCTGGCGCACCAAGGGCGATACGGTTGAGCGGATCGAATTACTGGCCTCAGACATGGTGTCGGGCAGTCTTGCCTGTCCCGAAGACTGGCAAAACACCCGCGCTGTTCTGGATGAAGTTGAAACCCGGCTGCAACCGAGCGTGATCAAATCCGGCCCATCCGAAATCGCTGGACTGCTCAAAGGACTGTCTGGTCGGTTCGTTGCTCCCGGCCCATCCGGTGCGCCGACGCGCGGACGCCCGGATGTGCTGCCGACCGGGCGTAATTTCTACTCTGTCGATAGCCGCGTCGTGCCGACACCCGCCGCTTACCAACTCGGCCAGAAATCCGCCGAACTGCTGGTTGCCCGCTATGTGCAGGATCATGGCGAATGGCCGGTATCGTTTGGCATTACCGCCTGGGGTACCAGCAATATGCGCACGGGCGGCGATGATATTGCCCAGGCGCTGGCGCTGATCGGCGTCAAGCCGCTCTGGGACAGCGCCTCACGCCGGGTGACCGGCTATGAGATCATTCCCCAGGCGATTTTGGGTCGCCCGCGTGTCGATGTAACGCTGCGGATCTCAGGGTTTTTCCGCGACGCCTTTCCCGAACAGATCGCCTTGTTCGACAAGGCGGTGCGGGCGGTTGGCGCTCTGGATGAGGATGCGGCGGATAACCCGATTGCGGCGCGCATCAAGGCGGAAACAGTCTTGTTCCAGCAACAGGGGCTGGACGAAAAGACCGCCAGCCGCCGGGCGGGCTACCGGGTATTCGGCTCGAAACCCGGCGCTTACGGAGCGGGCCTGCAAGCCTTGATCGATGAAAAGGGCTGGGAGCGCCGGGCCGATCTGGCCGAGGCCTATCTGGTCTGGGGCGCTTACGCTTACGGCGCGGGCGAAGAAGGTAGGGCCGAGCGCGGCCTGTTCGAAGAGCGCTTGCAGGGCGTGCAGGCCGTGGTGCAAAACCAGGACAATCGCGAGCATGATCTGCTGGATAGCGACGATTACTATCAGTTCGAGGGCGGCATGACGGCGGCGGTCGAGCAGCTTTCGGGTCGCAGGCCAACCGTCTATCACAACGACCATTCCCGACCGGAAAAGCCTGTCATCCGCACGCTGGAGGAAGAGATTGGCCGGGTGGTGCGCGCTCGTGTCGTCAATCCGAAATGGATCGAAGGCGTGATGCGTCACGGCTATAAGGGCGCGTTCGAAATTGCCGCCTCCGTGGATTATCTGTTCGCCTTTGCCGCCACCACCGGCGCCGTGCGCCAGCCGCATTTCGACGCCGTCTACCGGGCTTTTATCGGTGATGACCGGGTGCGGGCTTTCATGGCCGATAAAAACCCGGCTGCCTTGAAGGACATGTCGCAGCGGCTGTTGGAAGCCATTGAGCGTGGCCTCTGGACGCCGCGCAGCAATTCGGCGAGATATCATCTGTCCCAACTTTCCCAAGCCGAGCTTTTACAGACGATTGAATTGGAGAATGCCCTATGA
- a CDS encoding type II toxin-antitoxin system RelE/ParE family toxin codes for MSGKGYRITEIARLDVEDIGRYTNKTWGKRQRNDYLRALFSRFEFLAEFPYSGQQHDHITAPCAIYGAQRFAVALYICCIIFSLNRVRFKELCSREGLFGFSEGAHMIFYRINADGIDILRVLHQRMSLEERL; via the coding sequence ATGAGCGGCAAAGGCTACCGAATTACTGAAATAGCACGTCTCGATGTCGAGGATATCGGTCGTTACACCAACAAAACCTGGGGCAAGCGTCAGCGAAACGATTATCTGCGAGCCTTGTTCAGCAGGTTCGAGTTTCTCGCTGAATTTCCCTATTCTGGACAACAGCATGACCACATTACAGCGCCGTGCGCCATATATGGCGCACAAAGGTTCGCTGTAGCGCTTTATATCTGCTGCATAATTTTCTCTTTAAACCGAGTCCGGTTTAAAGAATTATGCAGTAGGGAAGGCCTTTTCGGTTTTTCCGAGGGCGCGCACATGATCTTTTACCGGATCAATGCCGATGGGATCGACATCCTCCGTGTCCTTCATCAGCGCATGAGCCTGGAAGAGCGACTGTAA
- a CDS encoding type II toxin-antitoxin system ParD family antitoxin — MATTSLTLGPHWEGFIKQQISSGRYASASEVVRDALRELEEREEKLKILRHQIDKGWQQADRGEFAEDWSLQSLNEKLDREQ, encoded by the coding sequence ATGGCAACAACCAGCCTGACACTTGGCCCGCATTGGGAAGGCTTCATCAAGCAGCAGATAAGCAGTGGCCGCTACGCCTCTGCGAGCGAAGTGGTGCGAGACGCGCTCCGCGAGTTGGAGGAGCGGGAAGAAAAGCTGAAAATTTTGCGCCATCAGATCGACAAGGGTTGGCAACAAGCAGATCGTGGAGAGTTTGCAGAGGATTGGTCGCTCCAGTCACTCAATGAAAAACTCGACCGTGAGCAATGA
- the cobO gene encoding cob(I)yrinic acid a,c-diamide adenosyltransferase, whose product MTETVDSGAVATPSDDLARHAEKMAKKKAARDKIMATKTGEKGLVIVHTGKGKGKSSAAFGMIFRHIAHGKKCAVVQFIKGAMSTGERDLILRHFSDLCAFHTMGEGFTWETQDKARDMAMARAAWDKAKELIRDPANSMVLLDEINIAIRYDYIDLSEVVAFLTEEKPPMTHVVLTGRNAKDELIEIADLVTEMELVKHPFRSGIKAQLGVEF is encoded by the coding sequence ATGACCGAAACCGTCGATAGCGGAGCCGTTGCAACACCGTCGGACGATCTTGCCCGCCACGCTGAGAAGATGGCGAAGAAAAAAGCGGCGCGCGACAAGATCATGGCGACCAAAACTGGCGAAAAGGGCCTGGTTATCGTCCATACCGGCAAGGGCAAGGGCAAGTCCTCGGCAGCCTTCGGGATGATCTTCCGCCATATCGCCCATGGCAAAAAATGCGCTGTGGTGCAATTCATCAAGGGGGCGATGTCAACCGGCGAACGCGACCTGATCCTGCGGCATTTTTCCGACCTCTGCGCTTTCCACACTATGGGTGAGGGCTTTACCTGGGAAACCCAGGACAAGGCCCGCGACATGGCCATGGCCAGAGCCGCCTGGGACAAGGCCAAGGAACTGATCCGCGATCCCGCCAACAGCATGGTGCTGCTCGACGAAATCAATATCGCCATCCGCTATGACTATATTGACCTCAGCGAAGTCGTCGCCTTCCTGACGGAAGAAAAGCCGCCCATGACCCATGTGGTGCTAACGGGACGCAATGCCAAGGATGAGCTGATCGAGATTGCCGATCTGGTGACGGAAATGGAACTGGTCAAACACCCGTTCCGCTCTGGTATCAAGGCTCAGTTGGGTGTGGAGTTCTGA
- a CDS encoding sirohydrochlorin chelatase: MAEKLGIMVCGHGSRNQNAAREFAVIAEGLKARNPDLPVEYGYLEFCNPVISAGLDSLREKGVTRVLAVPGMLFAAGHAKNDIPSVLNTYQAQNPGMVINYGRELGIDLKMIRAAGDRIQAAVDEANAQLGVIDKHDTLLMVVGRGSSDPDANSNATKVMRMLWEGMGFGWGETCYSGVTFPLVEPGLTHAAKLGYKRIIVFPYFLFTGVLVKRIYSYTDEVAARYPDIQFVKASYLNDHPLVLDAFQDRVREILEGAAVMNCQMCKYREQVLGFEADIGQPQESHHHHVEGIGGGLEDCPCKGDCDASCRDQAFCLQHGLPWTPVHSHADPAPLQPAFDYGASTTLGGKYGHLLNASPDAGLEAVMNAPSSGKAHVHEHGPDCGCGHDHSHDHHGHDHHGHEHHDHHHDHGHAHSHTHAPYPHADHPLGPKSMKKT, from the coding sequence ATGGCAGAAAAACTCGGAATCATGGTCTGTGGACATGGCAGCCGCAACCAGAATGCGGCGCGCGAATTCGCTGTCATCGCCGAAGGGCTGAAGGCGCGCAATCCCGACCTGCCGGTCGAGTATGGCTATCTGGAATTCTGCAATCCGGTGATCTCGGCAGGCCTCGACAGCTTGCGGGAAAAGGGCGTGACACGGGTTCTGGCCGTGCCGGGCATGCTGTTTGCCGCGGGCCATGCCAAGAACGATATTCCCTCCGTGCTGAATACTTATCAGGCGCAGAACCCCGGCATGGTGATCAACTATGGGCGCGAGCTTGGCATCGACCTTAAGATGATCCGTGCTGCCGGTGATCGCATCCAGGCAGCAGTAGATGAGGCGAATGCGCAACTGGGTGTCATCGATAAGCATGACACGCTGCTGATGGTGGTCGGGCGCGGCTCTTCCGATCCCGATGCCAATTCCAACGCCACCAAGGTGATGCGGATGCTGTGGGAAGGCATGGGCTTTGGCTGGGGCGAAACCTGTTATTCCGGCGTGACCTTTCCGCTGGTGGAACCGGGCCTGACCCATGCCGCCAAGCTGGGTTACAAACGCATCATCGTCTTCCCCTATTTCCTGTTTACCGGCGTGCTGGTGAAGAGGATCTACAGCTATACCGACGAAGTGGCGGCCCGCTATCCTGATATCCAGTTCGTCAAGGCCAGCTATCTCAACGATCATCCGCTGGTGCTGGATGCCTTTCAGGATCGGGTACGCGAAATCCTCGAAGGGGCGGCGGTGATGAACTGCCAGATGTGCAAATACCGCGAACAGGTTCTAGGCTTTGAGGCCGATATCGGCCAGCCGCAGGAAAGCCACCACCACCATGTCGAGGGCATTGGCGGCGGACTGGAAGACTGTCCGTGCAAGGGCGATTGCGACGCCTCCTGCCGCGATCAGGCGTTCTGTCTTCAGCATGGCCTGCCGTGGACGCCGGTGCATAGCCATGCCGATCCGGCTCCGCTGCAACCCGCCTTCGACTATGGCGCATCGACAACGCTTGGCGGCAAATACGGGCATTTGCTGAATGCCAGCCCTGACGCGGGGCTGGAAGCGGTGATGAATGCACCGTCCAGCGGCAAAGCGCATGTCCACGAGCACGGGCCGGATTGCGGCTGTGGTCATGACCATAGCCACGACCATCATGGGCATGATCATCACGGACATGAGCACCATGACCACCATCACGACCATGGACACGCCCACAGCCATACCCACGCGCCTTACCCCCATGCGGATCATCCGCTGGGTCCGAAATCCATGAAGAAGACCTGA
- a CDS encoding precorrin-8X methylmutase: MQTPALDYIRQPAEIYRQSFETIRREANLDRFPVAMQPLVIRLIHACGMIDLADDIVFSQGAFEAGAAALAAGAPILCDAEMVRHGIIRSLLPAENEVICLINDVRVRPLAAWAGNTRSAAQVNLWAGQLEGAVVAIGNAPTALFRLLELLDQGAPKPALILGLPVGFVGAAESKAELAANSRGVPFIAVQGRRGGSAMASAAVNALAGGLGAND, from the coding sequence ATGCAAACCCCGGCACTCGACTATATCCGCCAACCTGCCGAGATCTACCGCCAGTCCTTCGAGACCATCCGGCGCGAGGCCAATCTTGACCGGTTTCCTGTCGCCATGCAGCCTCTGGTGATCCGCTTGATCCATGCCTGCGGGATGATCGATCTGGCTGATGACATCGTGTTTTCGCAAGGCGCGTTCGAGGCAGGCGCTGCGGCACTTGCCGCCGGTGCGCCCATTCTCTGCGACGCGGAAATGGTCCGGCACGGCATTATCCGCAGCCTTCTGCCCGCGGAAAACGAAGTGATCTGCCTGATCAATGATGTCAGAGTGCGGCCGCTGGCCGCCTGGGCCGGCAATACCCGCTCGGCAGCGCAGGTCAATCTTTGGGCCGGTCAACTGGAAGGCGCTGTCGTTGCCATCGGCAATGCACCGACGGCGCTGTTTCGTCTCCTGGAATTGCTGGATCAGGGCGCGCCGAAGCCAGCATTGATCCTCGGTCTGCCGGTTGGCTTTGTCGGGGCGGCCGAAAGCAAGGCAGAACTTGCCGCCAACAGCCGGGGCGTGCCGTTCATTGCCGTTCAAGGGCGGCGAGGTGGTTCCGCCATGGCATCGGCTGCGGTCAATGCGCTGGCGGGAGGGCTGGGTGCCAATGACTGA
- a CDS encoding TSUP family transporter, translating to MTDIALQALIFLFFAAFIAGFVDAIAGGGGLITIPAMLIAGIPPLETLGTNKLQGMFGSASATIAYGRKGHVNLKKQLPMAAMSVLGGAIGAVIATYVPGDVLKALMPFLLVAIAAYFALKPNISDVDSHQRMTPFLFGLTLAPLIAIYDGVFGPGTGSFLMLAFVSLAGFGMLKATAHTKLLNFGSNVGAFLVFVFNGVVLWKIGIVMGIGQFLGAQTGSKLAMKSGAKIIKPLLIVTCIGLAIKLLLDPTNPVRVWMGI from the coding sequence ATGACCGATATTGCTCTTCAAGCCCTGATCTTCCTGTTCTTCGCCGCCTTTATCGCAGGCTTTGTCGATGCGATTGCCGGTGGTGGTGGCCTCATTACCATTCCAGCCATGCTGATTGCCGGTATTCCTCCACTGGAAACGCTGGGAACCAACAAATTGCAGGGCATGTTCGGCTCGGCCTCTGCCACCATCGCCTATGGCCGCAAGGGTCATGTCAACCTGAAGAAACAATTGCCGATGGCCGCCATGTCGGTGCTGGGCGGCGCGATTGGCGCTGTCATCGCGACCTATGTGCCGGGCGATGTGCTGAAAGCGCTAATGCCGTTTCTGCTGGTGGCGATTGCCGCCTATTTCGCCCTGAAGCCAAATATCTCCGACGTCGATAGCCATCAGCGGATGACACCTTTCCTGTTCGGCCTGACACTTGCCCCGCTGATCGCCATTTATGACGGCGTCTTCGGCCCCGGCACCGGCTCCTTCCTGATGCTGGCCTTCGTTTCGCTCGCCGGTTTCGGCATGTTGAAAGCCACCGCCCACACGAAACTGCTGAATTTCGGCTCCAATGTCGGTGCCTTCCTGGTCTTCGTGTTCAATGGCGTGGTTTTGTGGAAAATCGGCATTGTCATGGGCATCGGTCAGTTCCTGGGCGCCCAGACCGGCTCGAAACTGGCAATGAAAAGCGGTGCCAAAATCATCAAGCCGCTGCTGATCGTCACCTGCATCGGGTTGGCGATAAAGCTGCTGCTGGACCCGACCAACCCTGTGCGGGTGTGGATGGGGATCTGA